The Mesorhizobium opportunistum WSM2075 DNA window CGGCTACGCGATCTTCGGCTCGCCGTTGCGCTGGGTGGTGATTCTAGCCCCGCTGGCCGCGGTGATGTTCCTGTCGTTCCGCGTCCAATCGATGAGCGTTTCGGCGGCGCAGACGACGTTCTGGGTCTATGCCGGCCTCGTCGGCCTGTCGCTGTCGTCGATCTTCCTGGTCTACACCACGGCAAGCATCGCGCAGACCTTCTTTGCCACCGCCGCCGGCTTCGGCGCGCTGTCGCTCTACGGCTACACGACCAAGCGCGACCTGACCGCGATGGGCTCGTTCCTGATCATGGGCGTGTTCGGCCTGATCATCGCGATGGTGATCAACATCTTCCTGCAGTCGTCGGCGCTGTCCTTCGCCGTTTCGGCGATCGGCGTGCTGATTTTCGCCGGCCTCACCGCCTATGACACG harbors:
- a CDS encoding Bax inhibitor-1/YccA family protein codes for the protein MAEPIRNYQTRVVPGAGVDIDQGLRAYMVKVYNLMGLGLLITGLAAVGTIMLATTTDPASAVATLPSGEMLTSFGYAIFGSPLRWVVILAPLAAVMFLSFRVQSMSVSAAQTTFWVYAGLVGLSLSSIFLVYTTASIAQTFFATAAGFGALSLYGYTTKRDLTAMGSFLIMGVFGLIIAMVINIFLQSSALSFAVSAIGVLIFAGLTAYDTQKIKEMYFEGDASDVAGRKAIMGALRLYLDFINLFMFLLQFMGDRR